The following proteins are co-located in the Elusimicrobiota bacterium genome:
- a CDS encoding PAS domain S-box protein → MLNTFISFRTPLRRYAGLAGALWTAMLFLSWGWNLHTQNLSVQAIAEDEARTIVDMDNSFRKWVSGHGGVYVPLTSETAAEPAMHGSGKDVRTPEGRRLTQISHAYAMRQIYAERARKGLPYGGIASLDSVRSGPPEPWKRTALESFLSGKTESMSLSGEGRGAQLNYMRAFRTDADCLSCHAQDGYRLGDIRGGIFSTVPLAPLLEAERALHVSLIVWHLLIWGLGLAGISLAYLGLDRAMTRMWVSEERYRCLFSTSRDALMTLTPPSWAFTSGNPATVAMFGAKDEAEFTSRGPWELSPERQPDGRPSAEKAREMIETAMREGFHLFEWTHRRLNGQDFPAEVLLTRTEAEGKAFLQATVRDITERKNAEAERQVTIQTLQDALTQVKLLKGFIPICASCKKIRGDKGFWESVETYISQHSEARFSHGICPDCGKKLYGDLYDREFPEGKGPGA, encoded by the coding sequence ATGCTGAACACGTTCATCTCCTTTCGGACTCCTCTGCGGCGCTACGCCGGCCTCGCCGGCGCGCTCTGGACGGCGATGCTGTTCCTCTCATGGGGCTGGAACCTCCATACGCAGAACCTGAGCGTGCAGGCGATCGCGGAGGACGAGGCCCGGACCATCGTCGACATGGACAACTCCTTCCGGAAGTGGGTCAGCGGGCACGGCGGGGTCTACGTGCCGTTGACGTCGGAGACCGCCGCGGAACCCGCCATGCACGGTTCCGGGAAGGACGTCCGGACTCCTGAGGGCCGCCGGCTCACGCAGATCAGCCACGCCTACGCCATGCGGCAGATCTACGCCGAGCGGGCCCGGAAAGGGCTTCCCTACGGGGGCATCGCGAGCCTGGACAGCGTCCGCTCCGGTCCCCCCGAGCCCTGGAAGCGGACGGCCCTGGAATCCTTCCTGAGCGGGAAGACGGAAAGCATGTCTTTATCGGGAGAGGGCCGCGGCGCGCAGCTGAACTACATGCGCGCCTTTCGCACCGACGCGGACTGTCTCTCCTGCCATGCGCAGGACGGATATCGGCTCGGGGACATCCGCGGCGGGATCTTCAGCACGGTCCCCCTGGCGCCACTTCTGGAGGCCGAACGTGCGCTGCACGTCTCCCTCATCGTCTGGCATCTTCTCATCTGGGGCCTGGGGCTGGCCGGCATCTCGCTGGCCTATCTGGGGCTCGACCGGGCCATGACGCGGATGTGGGTGAGCGAGGAGCGCTACCGCTGCCTCTTCTCCACCTCGCGCGACGCCCTGATGACGCTGACGCCTCCGTCCTGGGCCTTCACCTCGGGAAACCCGGCGACCGTCGCCATGTTCGGGGCGAAGGACGAGGCGGAGTTCACCTCCCGCGGGCCCTGGGAGCTCTCGCCCGAGCGGCAGCCGGACGGGCGGCCCTCCGCCGAGAAGGCCCGCGAGATGATCGAGACGGCCATGCGGGAGGGCTTCCACCTCTTCGAGTGGACGCACCGGCGCCTCAACGGCCAGGATTTTCCCGCCGAGGTCCTTCTGACCCGGACGGAGGCGGAAGGAAAGGCCTTCCTGCAGGCGACGGTCCGGGACATCACCGAACGCAAGAACGCGGAGGCGGAGCGCCAGGTCACCATCCAGACGCTCCAGGACGCGCTCACGCAGGTGAAGCTCCTCAAGGGCTTCATCCCCATCTGCGCGTCCTGCAAGAAGATCCGCGGCGACAAGGGCTTCTGGGAATCGGTGGAGACCTATATCTCCCAGCACAGCGAAGCCCGCTTCTCGCACGGCATCTGCCCGGACTGCGGCAAGAAGCTCTACGGCGACCTCTACGACCGGGAGTTCCCCGAGGGCAAAGGCCCCGGGGCATGA
- a CDS encoding lytic transglycosylase domain-containing protein, which translates to MKLGLPKALLLPALLVALSGCKPGDDDAQASKANGDTLSAPEPVRFGTKAQPGFSLETQELLAKRLGGSFALGPAEAPEGQANRWSGYFDGTGAHASMGAPAVDDAKIRAMMSRHGVSNRIVDTVISESKEQGADPLLVLSVMKKESEFNERARSPHGARGLMQVMPGTGRGLGVRNASQLYNPEVNIQAGVRYLKQMFDKFSDVSMAQLSTVNPFADNGVKAAIAAYNAGPGAVEKYQGVPPYRETRKYVQKVAEYYDYFRQQLNYI; encoded by the coding sequence ATGAAGCTCGGACTCCCGAAGGCCCTCCTCCTCCCCGCGCTCCTCGTAGCGCTCTCCGGCTGCAAGCCCGGCGACGACGACGCCCAGGCCTCGAAGGCCAACGGCGACACTCTTTCCGCCCCCGAGCCCGTCCGCTTCGGCACGAAGGCCCAGCCCGGATTCTCGCTGGAGACCCAGGAGCTCCTGGCTAAAAGGCTCGGCGGGAGCTTCGCGCTCGGGCCCGCCGAAGCGCCCGAGGGCCAGGCCAACCGGTGGAGCGGCTATTTCGACGGCACAGGCGCCCATGCCTCCATGGGAGCCCCGGCCGTGGACGACGCCAAGATCCGCGCCATGATGAGCCGCCACGGCGTTTCGAACCGCATCGTGGACACCGTCATCTCCGAATCCAAAGAGCAGGGCGCCGACCCCCTCCTCGTGCTCTCGGTCATGAAGAAGGAATCGGAATTCAACGAGCGGGCGCGCAGCCCACATGGCGCACGCGGCCTCATGCAGGTGATGCCCGGCACGGGCCGCGGCCTGGGCGTGCGCAACGCCTCTCAGCTCTACAACCCGGAAGTGAACATCCAGGCCGGGGTCCGCTACCTCAAGCAGATGTTCGACAAGTTCTCGGACGTCAGTATGGCCCAGCTCTCGACGGTCAACCCTTTCGCCGACAACGGCGTCAAAGCCGCGATCGCGGCCTACAACGCGGGCCCCGGCGCCGTCGAGAAGTACCAGGGAGTCCCCCCCTACCGCGAGACTCGCAAATACGTCCAGAAAGTCGCTGAGTACTACGACTACTTCCGGCAGCAGTTGAACTACATCTGA
- a CDS encoding radical SAM protein produces MPARLLEPNYIALDLTYRCPLSCDFCFMSRSGCRGTSRRELRLPALKKLVDALSGKPREFWICGGEPALRPDLPELVACIKARGHRCFVTSGGWPMKKETALRLLEAGIDEIVFSLHGTPAVHDRVVGAKGAFARTAALCAAVNASPLKGNTRLSVWCTIHPRNHRNLHAAYKAFKALRPDHIAFNHLEYVRSRDIAAVRDLFRRELGCGTAVKASEELARGMDVARLLREMARIRAERDPSVRFELDLTPAEIRAWYDPAAEVPKKGFCLGQWNCLWVVPDGTLVSCQPLGHRLGRLRGGDYRRAFNGPAYRRFRALLMRQGGFLGVCSRCGRSSHSSEHYERTQGAQARRPRA; encoded by the coding sequence TTGCCCGCTAGACTCCTCGAGCCGAACTACATCGCGCTGGACCTGACCTACCGCTGCCCGCTCTCCTGCGATTTCTGCTTCATGTCCAGGAGCGGCTGCCGCGGCACGTCCCGCAGGGAGCTGCGCCTCCCCGCGCTCAAAAAGCTCGTGGACGCGCTCTCCGGGAAGCCCCGGGAGTTCTGGATCTGCGGCGGCGAGCCCGCGCTGCGGCCCGACCTGCCGGAGCTCGTCGCCTGCATCAAGGCGCGCGGCCACCGCTGCTTCGTGACCAGCGGCGGCTGGCCGATGAAGAAGGAGACCGCCCTCCGGCTCCTCGAGGCGGGCATCGACGAGATCGTGTTCTCGCTGCACGGGACTCCCGCGGTGCACGACCGCGTCGTCGGGGCGAAGGGCGCCTTCGCGCGCACGGCGGCGCTCTGCGCGGCCGTCAACGCCTCGCCGCTCAAGGGGAACACGCGCCTGAGCGTCTGGTGCACCATCCATCCGCGCAACCATCGGAACCTCCATGCGGCCTACAAGGCGTTCAAGGCCCTGCGCCCCGACCACATCGCCTTCAACCATCTGGAGTACGTCCGGAGCAGGGACATCGCCGCCGTCCGGGACCTCTTCCGCAGGGAGCTCGGCTGCGGCACGGCGGTGAAGGCCTCCGAAGAGCTCGCGCGCGGCATGGACGTCGCCCGGCTGCTGCGCGAGATGGCGAGGATCCGGGCGGAGCGCGACCCTTCGGTCCGCTTCGAGCTGGACCTCACGCCCGCGGAGATCCGCGCATGGTACGACCCGGCCGCCGAGGTCCCCAAGAAGGGCTTCTGCCTGGGGCAGTGGAACTGCCTCTGGGTCGTCCCGGACGGGACCCTCGTCTCCTGCCAGCCGCTGGGACACCGCCTCGGGCGCCTGCGCGGCGGCGACTATCGCCGGGCGTTCAACGGACCGGCGTACCGCCGTTTCCGGGCGCTGCTCATGCGGCAGGGCGGCTTCCTCGGCGTCTGCTCCCGCTGCGGGCGCAGCTCGCACTCCAGCGAGCATTACGAGCGTACGCAGGGCGCGCAGGCTCGCCGTCCTCGAGCGTAG
- a CDS encoding DegT/DnrJ/EryC1/StrS family aminotransferase yields MGNGTPVSARIFDPHRIDRPAEAPGRAPSPVPVERFEREFAEFIGRRYCRLTSGGAAALKTALGALRPKKVALTDLTHPSLLEAVRYAGARAVLLDVDLRTLNVSKKALAAARGSYDLFLCAHMFSTPGLPGAPGSVVGRGRPPMVEDASQIVGAGRGGRRYGSFGLIGVFSLSPYKPVSAPWTKAGAVVWDDPGLSARIADVLKRFPVPDARTAGYLSMKLERLPETLDGLKKTNRFYRKALAGLPGLALPRVADAAQEFPVLTERRAELERHLSAAGIPLEYVYMPLHGRRASPGLPSASDYLRRALHLPVYPGMTEAEASYVAGAVRKFFAR; encoded by the coding sequence ATGGGGAACGGGACGCCCGTGAGCGCGAGGATCTTCGACCCGCACCGGATCGACCGGCCGGCGGAAGCTCCCGGCCGCGCTCCGTCTCCCGTCCCCGTCGAGCGCTTCGAGCGGGAGTTCGCCGAGTTCATCGGCCGCCGGTACTGCCGGCTCACCTCCGGCGGCGCCGCCGCCCTGAAGACCGCGCTCGGGGCGCTGCGTCCGAAGAAGGTCGCCCTCACCGACCTGACCCATCCCTCGCTGCTCGAGGCGGTCCGGTACGCCGGGGCCCGAGCGGTGCTCCTCGACGTCGACCTCCGGACGCTCAACGTCTCGAAGAAGGCCCTCGCCGCGGCCCGCGGGAGCTACGACCTCTTCCTCTGCGCGCACATGTTCTCCACGCCCGGCCTTCCGGGGGCGCCGGGCTCCGTCGTGGGCCGCGGTCGGCCCCCGATGGTCGAGGACGCCTCGCAGATCGTCGGCGCCGGGCGCGGCGGACGGAGATATGGCTCGTTCGGGCTCATCGGGGTCTTCTCGCTCTCCCCGTACAAGCCGGTCTCAGCTCCGTGGACGAAGGCCGGCGCCGTGGTCTGGGACGACCCTGGACTCTCGGCGAGGATCGCGGACGTCTTGAAGCGCTTCCCGGTCCCGGACGCGCGGACCGCGGGCTATCTCTCGATGAAGCTGGAGCGGCTGCCCGAGACGCTCGACGGCCTCAAGAAGACGAACCGTTTCTATCGCAAGGCTCTGGCGGGGCTCCCCGGCCTTGCCCTGCCCAGGGTCGCGGATGCGGCGCAGGAGTTCCCGGTCCTCACGGAGCGCCGCGCGGAGCTCGAGCGGCATCTTTCGGCGGCCGGGATCCCGCTCGAGTACGTCTACATGCCGCTGCACGGGCGCCGCGCGTCCCCGGGCCTGCCGTCGGCCTCGGACTATCTGCGCCGCGCCCTGCACCTGCCGGTCTATCCGGGCATGACGGAGGCGGAAGCGTCCTACGTCGCGGGCGCCGTCCGGAAGTTCTTTGCCCGCTAG
- a CDS encoding transglutaminase-like cysteine peptidase: MLRAFALLALLCVRAESAVPSFEALGLRGAAAIVAGGDIRSPEVPPVPPSAQASPMLWGARELLQPTPVSGLVRWQDMLERHRAGRSSRWRTVFEDLRGRPEKEQMELVHSRWNQVPYKPDSRDNGWATPEEFMRDGGDCEEYAVAKYFSLRELGWSSERLRILVVHHHLLGLKHAVLLVRLEGSAWILDNLSWSVYRTEENVFYTPLFSFNEDAWWGYKTLR, from the coding sequence ATGCTGCGAGCTTTCGCTCTTCTTGCCCTGCTCTGCGTCCGGGCGGAGTCCGCCGTGCCGTCGTTCGAAGCCCTCGGCCTCCGCGGCGCCGCGGCGATCGTCGCCGGCGGAGACATCCGGAGTCCCGAGGTCCCGCCCGTCCCGCCGTCCGCGCAGGCCTCTCCCATGCTTTGGGGCGCGCGGGAGCTGCTTCAGCCGACGCCCGTCTCCGGGCTCGTCCGCTGGCAGGATATGCTCGAGCGCCACCGCGCCGGCCGCTCGAGCCGATGGCGGACGGTCTTCGAGGACCTGCGCGGACGGCCGGAGAAGGAGCAGATGGAGCTGGTCCATTCCCGCTGGAACCAGGTGCCCTACAAGCCGGACTCGAGGGACAACGGCTGGGCCACGCCCGAGGAGTTCATGCGGGATGGAGGCGACTGCGAGGAGTACGCCGTCGCGAAATACTTCTCTTTGAGGGAGCTTGGCTGGTCCTCCGAGCGCCTGCGCATCCTCGTGGTGCACCATCATCTCCTGGGGCTCAAGCATGCGGTGCTCCTCGTCCGGCTGGAGGGCTCGGCGTGGATCCTGGACAACCTGTCTTGGAGCGTCTATCGGACGGAGGAGAACGTCTTCTACACGCCGCTGTTCTCCTTCAACGAGGACGCCTGGTGGGGCTACAAGACGCTCCGCTGA
- a CDS encoding trypsin-like peptidase domain-containing protein: MKSDRSALILATAALLGCFRVNAAAEELLAALGAVGVPAFQAQEFSRPTLNNNVVPMTPTELVIQQVAGSVVKVQAGGSIGSGFIFLPEGIVATNAHVVGDLEAGAPVRLTLADGARVEGRLLAAGSGERLDVAFIRLPPRKSGWKSLPLMHTSQVRLGIEVLAVGHPFGLPQTVSRGIVSGIDRAEEYYTCLQTDAAINGGNSGGPLIALDGSVVGMNTKVVPPAKGSGVAFAISADDIVRAWEQYGRTGSLTSVWLGLSLSLDEQGRLVAEQVFPGGPARKAGLRPEDVLVKFDGEPIEDPEAFFAAVHQRMPGDIVALTVLRQGKEVALYVVLEEEQAVRSQRIAGAEGL; encoded by the coding sequence ATGAAAAGCGACCGGAGTGCGTTGATCCTGGCGACGGCGGCTCTTCTCGGCTGCTTCCGCGTGAACGCCGCGGCGGAGGAGCTCCTCGCCGCGCTCGGGGCCGTCGGCGTCCCGGCCTTCCAGGCGCAGGAGTTCTCCCGCCCGACCCTCAACAACAACGTCGTCCCGATGACTCCGACCGAGCTCGTCATCCAGCAGGTGGCGGGTTCCGTGGTCAAGGTCCAGGCGGGGGGCAGCATCGGTTCCGGCTTCATCTTCCTTCCCGAGGGGATCGTCGCCACCAACGCGCACGTGGTGGGGGACCTCGAGGCGGGGGCGCCCGTCCGCCTCACGCTCGCCGACGGCGCCCGCGTCGAGGGCCGGCTCCTGGCGGCGGGCTCCGGGGAGCGGCTGGACGTCGCCTTCATCCGCCTGCCTCCGCGGAAGTCCGGCTGGAAGTCCCTTCCGCTCATGCACACCTCGCAGGTGCGCCTGGGCATCGAAGTCCTGGCCGTGGGCCATCCCTTCGGTCTGCCGCAGACCGTCAGCCGCGGGATCGTCAGCGGCATCGACCGGGCGGAGGAGTATTACACCTGCCTGCAGACCGACGCGGCCATCAACGGCGGCAACTCGGGAGGGCCCCTCATCGCCCTCGACGGCAGCGTGGTCGGGATGAACACGAAGGTCGTCCCTCCCGCGAAGGGCTCCGGCGTCGCCTTCGCCATCTCGGCCGACGACATCGTCCGGGCCTGGGAGCAGTACGGCCGGACCGGGAGCCTGACCTCGGTCTGGCTCGGGCTCTCGCTCTCCCTCGACGAGCAGGGGCGTCTGGTCGCGGAGCAGGTCTTCCCCGGCGGGCCGGCCAGAAAGGCGGGTCTCCGGCCCGAGGACGTCCTCGTGAAGTTCGACGGCGAGCCGATCGAGGACCCCGAGGCGTTCTTCGCGGCCGTCCACCAGCGCATGCCCGGGGACATCGTCGCCCTCACCGTGCTCCGCCAGGGCAAGGAGGTCGCGCTCTACGTGGTCCTCGAGGAGGAGCAGGCGGTCCGCAGTCAGCGCATCGCCGGAGCCGAAGGCCTCTGA
- a CDS encoding ABC transporter permease produces MAYHWDLFWMLTRTEFRMRDQGTFGGFLWTLLHPLFIFLILYGVFTRMMAPQVEHYAAYLLIGIVQWNFFSVATTAGLTSLRRKAGLLGHFNFPRILIVLSAVFSVLISHLLEWPVLMTGLLAMGLEPNAGWLLLPAVILVETALVAGLSCFLAVAAVHLRDLERAWSIALYGLFFLTPVFYAAGIVSGTGRLLLSANPLAAVLAASRALIFAHPSPALAGLLPAGAVALALCVSAAVLFPRMSRGLVEKL; encoded by the coding sequence ATGGCCTACCACTGGGACCTCTTCTGGATGCTGACGCGCACGGAGTTCCGCATGCGCGACCAGGGGACCTTCGGGGGCTTCCTCTGGACGCTCCTGCATCCGCTGTTCATCTTCCTGATCCTGTACGGGGTGTTCACCCGCATGATGGCGCCCCAGGTGGAGCACTACGCCGCCTACCTCCTCATCGGGATCGTCCAGTGGAATTTCTTCTCGGTCGCGACGACCGCGGGGCTCACGAGCCTGCGGCGCAAGGCGGGCCTGCTCGGCCATTTCAACTTTCCCCGCATCCTCATCGTGCTCTCCGCGGTGTTCTCCGTGCTGATCTCCCACCTCCTGGAATGGCCGGTGCTCATGACGGGGCTCCTTGCGATGGGCCTCGAGCCCAACGCCGGCTGGCTCCTCCTGCCGGCCGTCATCCTGGTCGAGACGGCGCTCGTCGCAGGCCTGTCCTGCTTCCTCGCGGTCGCCGCGGTCCACCTGCGGGACCTCGAACGCGCGTGGTCGATCGCGCTCTACGGCCTGTTCTTCCTGACCCCGGTCTTCTATGCCGCCGGGATCGTGAGCGGGACCGGCCGGCTGCTCCTCTCCGCCAACCCGCTCGCCGCGGTGCTCGCCGCGAGCCGCGCCCTGATCTTCGCCCACCCCTCGCCGGCTCTGGCGGGCCTGCTGCCGGCGGGCGCGGTCGCGCTCGCGCTCTGCGTCTCGGCGGCCGTGCTGTTCCCGAGGATGAGCCGCGGCCTCGTGGAGAAGCTGTGA
- a CDS encoding ATP-binding cassette domain-containing protein → MKSAVRAERLSKRFRHVLPRRDTLLGRLRGLGDGVETWALRELSFEVEPGECFGISGPNGAGKSTLLSLIAGILAPTSGRVEVGGRTNAFLSLTHGLQPELSVLDNIEICGILMGLRRRELLRRRDAILDFSGLAERAELRLAELSTGQTARVAFSTALHADLDIMLIDETLAVGDAAFQAKCARAFHDLRGQGKTLLIASHDQELLRRLCRRTLHLEQGRGAPS, encoded by the coding sequence GTGAAGAGCGCCGTCCGCGCGGAAAGGCTCAGCAAGCGCTTCCGGCACGTGCTCCCGCGCCGGGACACGCTCCTGGGCCGCTTGAGGGGGCTCGGGGACGGGGTCGAGACCTGGGCGCTGCGCGAGCTGTCCTTCGAGGTCGAGCCCGGCGAATGCTTCGGCATCAGCGGCCCCAACGGGGCGGGCAAGAGCACTTTGCTCTCTTTGATCGCGGGAATCCTCGCGCCGACCAGCGGACGCGTCGAGGTCGGAGGCCGCACCAACGCCTTTCTGAGCCTGACCCACGGCCTTCAGCCGGAGCTGAGCGTCCTGGACAACATCGAGATCTGCGGCATCCTCATGGGACTGCGGCGCCGCGAGCTCCTGCGCCGAAGGGACGCCATCCTCGATTTCTCCGGGCTCGCGGAGCGCGCGGAGCTGCGCCTCGCGGAGCTTTCGACCGGGCAGACCGCGCGCGTCGCGTTCTCGACGGCCCTCCACGCGGACCTGGACATCATGCTCATCGACGAGACGCTCGCGGTCGGCGACGCCGCGTTCCAGGCCAAGTGCGCTCGGGCCTTCCACGACCTGCGCGGGCAGGGAAAGACCCTCCTCATCGCCTCGCACGACCAGGAGCTGCTGCGGCGCCTCTGCCGTCGGACGCTGCACCTGGAGCAGGGGCGCGGAGCGCCGTCATGA
- a CDS encoding glycosyltransferase, translated as MSSGASSLSVIILASRPRSLSRCLESLVEARLPQDFECLLLLNGNEEACAAAATPYLGRLRGLKVLSGAPRSLGDARNAAVARAQGGWLCFLDDDVTVPQDYFSVLGEKILRYPEAAVIGGPNLTPPQSPPFERCVGRLLSSRLCAGPMSRRFGGFPADTWTDESGLILCNLAIRREALAGERPPFDPELVRNEENLLLERLARVGRRALHAPELYVHHERRSTVGAFCRQCFLSGQGRAQMSLKLPSSLRLLHLAPLLPLLGLFGLCARPFLFFPLAAVYVFSAAVNAAALSLRRFEGGQGLAWLFLLHPLAHLSYAAGLFAGLAAGRYGRRSCSSPLPSTTIDSFSLPIRSSSS; from the coding sequence GTGAGCTCCGGCGCTTCCTCCCTCTCCGTCATCATCCTGGCCTCGCGTCCGCGCTCGCTCAGCCGCTGCCTGGAGAGTCTGGTCGAAGCCCGGCTGCCGCAGGATTTCGAATGCCTGCTCCTCCTCAACGGGAACGAAGAGGCCTGCGCCGCGGCGGCGACCCCCTACCTGGGACGACTCCGGGGGCTGAAAGTCCTCTCCGGGGCGCCGCGGTCGCTCGGGGATGCGCGAAACGCCGCCGTGGCCCGAGCCCAGGGCGGCTGGCTGTGCTTTTTAGACGACGACGTGACGGTGCCGCAGGACTACTTCTCGGTCCTCGGCGAGAAGATCCTCCGCTACCCCGAAGCGGCCGTGATCGGAGGGCCCAACCTCACGCCGCCGCAAAGCCCGCCGTTCGAGCGCTGTGTCGGCCGCCTTCTGAGCTCCAGGCTGTGCGCCGGCCCCATGAGCCGGCGCTTCGGGGGCTTCCCCGCCGATACGTGGACGGATGAGAGCGGCTTGATCCTCTGCAACCTCGCCATCCGGCGCGAGGCGCTGGCCGGGGAGCGCCCGCCCTTCGACCCCGAACTCGTGCGCAACGAGGAGAACCTGCTCCTCGAGCGGCTCGCGCGCGTCGGGCGGCGCGCCCTGCATGCGCCGGAGCTCTACGTCCACCATGAACGACGCTCGACGGTGGGAGCGTTCTGCCGCCAATGCTTCCTGTCCGGCCAGGGACGGGCGCAGATGTCGCTCAAGCTGCCGTCCTCGCTGCGCCTTCTGCACCTGGCGCCGCTCCTTCCTCTTTTGGGGTTATTCGGCCTCTGCGCGCGGCCCTTCCTCTTTTTTCCGCTTGCCGCGGTCTACGTCTTCTCCGCGGCGGTCAACGCCGCCGCTCTATCCCTGCGCCGCTTCGAGGGCGGACAAGGTCTCGCCTGGCTCTTTCTGCTCCACCCGCTGGCGCATCTGAGCTACGCCGCCGGCCTCTTCGCCGGGCTGGCGGCGGGGCGCTATGGCCGGAGGAGCTGCTCCTCGCCGCTGCCGTCGACGACGATCGATTCCTTCTCGCTCCCCATCCGCAGCTCCAGCTCGTAA
- a CDS encoding peptidoglycan recognition family protein, producing MTSALFVLLLLALPARAGDLGSDVLFGGRGALEIPVRPGPASVTPVYESGESAFLAEPFDAVLFQGVSPASGLRRGDPAGPRGTGREEKDRGLRFELRRRVRGSWEAWRPAELHLYPGGRFWGKVRFETAAAGSVALRAFSGPTGTGGTVEVYALESFDTSLTEGEPKPQEVPAAVPSPSVVPPAVHGRAEWGAKPPKEPPTAHEPVAFTQHHTDGNRTETLEDSLREVRFIQEYHQNGRGWNDIGYHYLVDAAGRVFQGRPEGVVGSHVANHNTGNVGISLLGSYHPPKSHEFTAAQKDAIRRIGVWLRDGHGVSPDSYKGHRDYNPQTDCPGDGVYPLMSAIRESIRASPPATDVPPSQLRRFLREPLPPRFD from the coding sequence ATGACGAGCGCTCTTTTCGTCCTGCTGCTCCTCGCCCTCCCGGCGCGCGCCGGGGACCTCGGCTCCGACGTGCTCTTCGGCGGTCGGGGCGCCCTCGAGATCCCCGTCCGGCCCGGACCCGCCTCGGTGACGCCGGTCTATGAGAGCGGCGAGAGCGCGTTCCTCGCCGAGCCCTTCGACGCGGTCCTCTTCCAAGGCGTCTCCCCGGCCTCCGGCCTTCGCCGCGGGGACCCCGCTGGACCCCGCGGCACTGGCCGAGAGGAGAAAGACCGCGGCCTGCGCTTCGAGCTGCGCCGGCGCGTGCGCGGGAGCTGGGAGGCCTGGCGGCCGGCCGAGCTCCACCTGTATCCCGGGGGACGCTTCTGGGGCAAGGTCCGCTTCGAGACCGCCGCCGCCGGGAGCGTCGCCCTGCGCGCGTTCAGCGGGCCCACCGGGACCGGGGGCACCGTGGAGGTCTACGCGCTCGAGTCTTTCGATACCTCCCTGACGGAGGGCGAGCCCAAGCCCCAGGAGGTCCCGGCCGCCGTCCCCTCCCCGAGCGTCGTGCCGCCCGCGGTGCACGGCCGCGCCGAGTGGGGGGCGAAGCCGCCCAAGGAGCCGCCGACGGCCCATGAGCCCGTCGCCTTCACCCAGCACCACACCGACGGCAACCGCACGGAGACGCTCGAGGATTCGCTGCGCGAGGTCCGCTTCATCCAGGAGTACCATCAGAACGGCCGCGGCTGGAACGACATCGGCTACCACTATCTCGTGGACGCGGCCGGGCGCGTCTTCCAGGGCCGACCCGAGGGCGTCGTCGGCTCTCACGTCGCGAACCACAACACCGGCAACGTCGGGATCTCGCTTCTGGGCTCCTATCATCCGCCGAAGAGCCACGAGTTCACGGCCGCTCAGAAGGACGCGATCCGCCGCATCGGGGTCTGGCTGCGCGACGGCCATGGAGTCTCCCCCGACTCCTACAAGGGGCATCGGGACTACAACCCGCAGACGGACTGCCCCGGCGACGGCGTCTATCCGCTCATGAGCGCGATCCGGGAGTCCATCCGAGCCTCCCCGCCCGCGACCGACGTCCCGCCCTCCCAGCTTCGCCGCTTCCTGCGCGAGCCGCTCCCGCCGAGGTTTGATTAG